The Leptospira selangorensis genome segment GTTTTCACTTCATATCTTCTTCGTATATGCTCTTACTTTCTTAGTGTATCATTTTGTTATTCGAGATTCTAATTTCTGGCTGACTGTGCTAGGAAATAAAGGGATCAGCTTTAAAAGAAATAAGTAACTTTTATCTTATCACCTAATATTAAATTCCTTCGGTTTCTACCCATAAGAGCTCGCAAACCTAGTAACTCTACGAATAGAAATTTATTTACTTACGGGTCATAATTTTCCTATAAAAAGGCAAGGAAATCATGAACCTCAATCGAAAAACTTGGATCTATATTCTTTTATTTTACACGATCGGCCTAGTAGGCTGCACAAAAGACAATAGTGGTACCGATCCTTTAATGTATTTGGTCGTATTTAATGGTCTTCCTGTTGCGGATATCGTATTCGAAAAAGGTTTTCCCGGCTCGGACAATACTCTTACTACAAATAATTTCACAGGAGTTGCGGGAGATTATACTATTACGGTAGGTGGAGAAGCAGCCACCGGGATCAATCTTCCAGGAGATGGAAGTTTAGAATTTATCATGCCCACAGTCTCGGGGATAACAGAGAACACTACTCTTCCACTGGTAGTTACCAAAAACGGAAATCCATTCCTTGCAAAAACGGTTAGATACAGACCGATTATAGATATTACGTTAGGAGCACCGAACAGTTACGGTAGACTCGTAAGTGCTTCCGACCAAAACAGTTATCTAAGAATCACATTAGGAAGCACAGGAGATGTTCTTTTTAATATATTTGGGTACATCGGAGCTAATTTAAATTTATACTATTATACCAGCCCGACAGGCTCTAAGACCACGATCGTAGAAGACGGAAGAACGGGAGCTCAATTTAAAAAAGCAAATCTCACTAGTGGCACTTATATTATAGAAGTCAAATATTCCGGCGGCGTATTTCCCGCAAGTTATAGAACCAATATCGCAAACGGTCAAATTCAGGCAACTGGCGTTTCCAACCAAATGGACTATGCCAGATGTTACGATACCTTGGGAGGTGGAACAACATACGTAGGGGCTTCACACGATTGTAACGGCTTAAATGGAAGCACATACACTCGCAGCGGAAGATGCACTTATCCTAGTGACGGGGGACTTACTACCAGAAGTTATTATACCAGCGGAACGGGGTTTGGCGGATTCGACCCTTGGTATGCACAAACCACCTGCACCCAACCTGGTTACGGATCTTATAACGAGTCTGAAGCTATCTACGAGTTTAACTAAGTAGAAGTCCTTCATAATTTTATAATATTTCCGCGGGTTCGGAAAATTTTAAGGATTGCCATTAGTGCTATATTCTTCAAAATCCGAGAAAATGTCCGTCCGAACCCGTCCCAAAATATTCTTAATAGACGATCACCCCATCGTTCGCTCCGGATTAGAATCAGAGATCAAGGCTTCCGGAGATTATGAATATTGTGGCTCCGCTTCTTCTATAAAAGAAGGCACCAAAATGATGAGCTTCACCCGGCCTGACCTGTTGATCTGCGATGTTTCTCTCCAAGACGAAAATGGGATCAAAGAGTTAGATTCCATTCGTAAAAAATTCCCGGAGATGAAGATCGTATTTTTGACAATGCATAGGGATTGGTCCTATTTACAAGAAGCTATTTCCGCCGGTGCGGACGGTTATATTCTAAAAAGTGATTCTATGGAATCGATTATGGCCTCCATTAAGAAAGTATTAAATAGAGGCAAGGTGTTTCCCGGAGAGATCGCAAACTTCAGTTATGACGAAAAACATATTAGAGATATCGCCGAAATCGTCAAAAAGCTCACCAAAAGAGAAGGCCAGATCTTGAACTTTCTATCCAAGGGAAAATTGAATAGAGAGATCGCAGAAGAATTAAAACTAAGTGTCAGAACGGTTGAGGCTCATAGGGCATCCATTTTCAAAAAGTTAGAAGTGGATAATATGGTAGAATTGACCAGGATCTTAGTTCAACTCAAGTCTTTAGATACGAATTAAGAACGAAGAAGTATCGTAAATCTAGTTCCCCTACCTTCTTCCGAAGAAACAAGTATCTCTCCTCCGTGAGCGGATACAATTTTACGAATGATAGAAAGTCCAAGCCCTGTCCCGTAAGGTTTTTTACTTCCGAAACCTGAATCGAAAATATATTTTTCCATATCCTTACTAAAACCTTCTCCATCATCCTCAAAGATCAGATAAACGACATTCTCCTCTTTTTCGATCCGGATAGAAAAGGTACCTTTTTCATCAGTAGCTTCCGCGGCATTTTTCGCCAAATTAAAGATCAACCTACGGATGCGAAGTGGATCCAGATGAATATTTCCTTTTGCATTTATTTTAGAGACCAGTTTCATCTCTGTAGATTGAAAGAAGGTCGCCAAATCCTCGAAAATTTCCTTAAAATAGGTTTTTATATCCACATTACGTAAATCCAAGATGATTCTATTTTTAGAAAAATCTAATATATCTAAGGTAAGATTTGTAAGTGCATCCACTTCCTTCTCCGCTTGAAAAAGAAGACCAGTCTTAGATTTACCTTTTTGAGATCCTAAATTTTTTAAATTTTGACGGATCATCGCGATCGGATGTCCTAGATCATGAACTATCTCCGCCGAAAGTTCTCCTATGATAGCAAGTTTCTCCCTATCTTGCCTTGCGATATTACGTACTGAAAACGCAAGTGCATCAGCGATCCCTCTTACCCAATCTACTTGAGAATCATCCGAATAACCTTCAAAAGGAAGATCGAAGATCAATTTGTAAAGCTGCTCATCTTGGGCAGAAACGATCAGTCTATTATTTCGAACCACCGGTTCGGCAAGTGAAGAAGGCTCCAAACCCAGAAGATCCTTCACATCATACTTATAAACTTCTACGGTTTCCAAATCGCCCTGGGAAGAAATAGAGTACCTTTTCCAAACGGAAGAATTCGGTTCTTCTAAATACACATAGACCGTTTGTTCTTTTCCGTTTTCATGAAAAATTTTCAGAGCAGTATCCGCGGCCTTATCATAAGAATAAGATTGCATAATCTCTCTTGTAGAGAAGACCAAAGATTTCATTTTGATTCCCAATGTGTCCGAACGTCTGAATGCTTCTGAAAAAATTTTAGAGATCAAAATCGAATATGCGAGGATCAGCGCAACTTCTCCATATTGGATCAAATACATACTCTTCCAAAATCCTAAAAAGAACATGATATCATTTAAAGTACATAAGCTAATCACTATATAGCCCGCAAATAGAATGACACCCCCCTCAATTCTTCTTTTCAGACCTATCGAAAGAAGAATCAGCCAAATAGGCATCGTGACTAAAGGCATATATAATGCGATTGGAAGAAGTGTAAGTGTATAGTATGTATTCGGAAAAAATAATACGATAATAACCGCTAAATAGTAAGGAACACAAAAGTATTGGCCGAACCTTCTCCAAAAATCTGTCTTACAATATCTATATAAAAAAGCATACAAAGTCGGCCCGGAAGCATATACACTGATATATTCCAAACGGTTCGGTAGCTCCCATGAAATCCCCTGTAGAAATTCATACGCAAGCCTTGAATCACCATTTGTCAAAGAACGGATCATGATCAAAAAACAATGAAATGCGAATAATAAGTGAGCGGATTCGTTCCTTCTAAAAAAATAAAAGAATACATTATAAAAAGACATTGTGGCCGCGATGAGCACCAAAGCCCACTCTAGGTCCCGCCGTTTCCTCACATCCTGCAAAACATTTTCCAATTCTCCCAACTGAATGGAATTCCAAACTCCTCCCCATCTGTTTTGAAAATTAGAAACATGAAATACCAACTCCAGATTTTCCGAATCAGGAGTTAGAGAAATTTTTAATTCATACTTTGCTATAGATTCAGATTTGGATTTTCCTACAGTTCCAACACTTGCTACTTTCTTTCCGTTCGCATAAAGTATATAAGAAGTTCCCAGGTCCGGGATCTTGAGAGCTAAGGTCTGCCTTCTTTCTCTCAATTTTAATTTAAGCCGATAAGTAGCGTAACCATGGCCTGCAATACCGGGATCTTTAGAAAAACTTTCCGTCCAAACAGAAGGAACAGTTACGATTTTTTTTTGGGATTTATATTTCGGACCTGAGAAGTCACCGGGAGAAATAAATTCTTCCCAATAAAATTCCCATTCTCCATCTAATGGAATGATCTTACCGTCTTGAAAAGAATGTTTACTTAAATCCAGAATTCCATTCTTCGCAGAAGAATGTTCCAGGCCCGATCCGATAAGACCGCAATGAAAAAGAAAAGAAGAGATTAGGAGGGCAAAGCAGGTTGTTTTTCCGAATCTCACGCGGCAAATCTATGGTGAATCTTGAAATCCGTAAATGCAAAACCTGTCTGTTATTCTAAAAATCCCTTGCCAGAGAATCTCGAATAAAAATCATGTCTCTTACCGGGCCTGTAGCTCAGCTGGTTAGAGCACACGCTTGATAAGCGTGGGGTCATAAGTTCAAATCTTATCAGGCCCAGGTAAAACGGTTTAGATAGAGTGGAATAGTCGGACTTCCGACAAACTTCTAAACCGTGAAAGTTTCCACTCATCCCTGAAACAAGGGGCGTTAGCTCAGCTGGGAGAGCATCTGATTTGCATTCAGAAGGTCATCGGTTCGATCCCGATACGCTCCAATGTTCTTTATTCCCTTCCCGTATTTTTTTTCCAAGAATCGATATCCGCTTTTTTCGATAGAATAAAGTTTTTAATCTCTTTCTCATTCTTTGTAGAGAATACGTAAATTTTTGCTCCGGGGCATTCTTCTTTATGCGCTCCTGGACCAAAAGTTTTTGATAAAACTTCTTCATCCAATTCATTTAAGATCGCAAAAGAATAATTCGTATCAAGCTGATACCATCTAAACGTATTTTGCCAAGGTCGAATGCTTAGATCCGGTTCGTAATAATCAGAGACTAGTCCTATCTTAGAGAAATTTCGAACAGGAGCAGAAGTCCAAAAACCTCCCATACCTCTTTGCCAATGCTTCTTTCTGCCTAAATCATCTAGACAAGATATCCACTCCGGATAATATTCAATCTTTAGAGATTTATTTTTAATGAGATAAGAAGATAAATAACTCCCTCCATAGATAAGAATGAAGAAGGTAATTATCTTTAAGACCCTTCCTTTGATCAGAATACAAAAAAGACCGAATAAACTTGGAATCAAAATTCCTAAATAACGAAATGGAATTTTTTCGGGTAGTGTATTTTCTGAAACGTAAGCGGTCAAAATAAGAAAGAAAGGTAAGATAACTCCGGAGAATATGTAAAATAGATCTAAGTTTAAGGACCGATTATCATCTTTCCTGAACCTTCTTAAACTAAAGAATAATATACCGCAACCGAAAGCGAGGATCCAAAGTATTCCGGTTAACGAGCCCAAAAAACTAGGAAAACTATTCCAAAAAGAGGGATCAAAGATTAATTTAAGATTTCCGAATATACTTTTTTCGAAATATCGATACGGAAAGAATACTGTATCATTTTTAACGAGTAGAGAATAAGTTTTAATTCCTGCAAATAGACCTAAAACAACCGGGACCCATTTCACTATATACGAAATCGAAAGTTTCGGTTCTTTAAAGATCTTACCCAGATTCGTAAATAATTCATATAAAAGAATAGGGATCAAAAAAGAAGGCAGAAATAATGGATCAGAAAGAACTGCTATGAAGATAAGTAAAAACTCGAGTATATAATGGGCCTTGTTCTTTTTAGGAGTGAAAAATAAAACCCAGGAAATCGGGAGCAAACACCAGGCTCCTGTATGAAACCCGGGAAGAAATAGAGGTAAGAAGCGACTCTCGAAAATGAAAAGTCCACCCAAAACAAACCAAATAGAGATCCTATAAAGAAAACTAATATTAGATTCTTCTGGCAGACATCTTTTAAATAAAATATTCCAAGAGAAGAATAAAAATGTCCATTGTAAGATTGTAAATCCTAAATGAACGACTTCAATTGAAGCATTGATCGGAATTGCAAGTAGTCTAAGTAGAAAATATAAAAATAGATCCGGAAATAAATAAAAGGCAGGTGTCCAGGTCCAATCTTTCAATCCAGCGAATACGTTACCTTCTTCGTATCCTTTAATAAGTTCCGAGAATACATTTGCAAAAAATAAGGAATCAGTGGAATAAAACGATCTTGCCGTTGATTCAGAACCGGAGATACTCCCCAAACTCATCAGAAAAATTGAAAAGGAGATAAGAAGGAAAAATAGTTTTATTTCCTTACGATCTAAGAACTGATCCATTAAACTCACTTCAGAAAGACTTCGCATCTAAATTGGACCGGTCAAGCGGATTCTAATCAGAAAAAGACTGGATATAATCTTGCTCAAAGGAAGAATTCGGATCATGAAACTTTCCTTCTATAGATCCTTTCTAATTCCGGCGATTTCCCTAATACTATTCACCATCTCTTGTGACGATATACGACGTCTACTGGTGGCCAATGTAGATGATATGGCAAAATACAAAGCGGAAGGAAAAGAATCCGGCTTGGCCGCGGTCTTCAATCAAAACGATGAAAAAAGAAAGAAGATCAAGATCGGCCTTACTACGATAGGAAAAGGATTCGAACAACCTGTAGATCTACTTATGATCCCCGGGCCAGATATCTTCTTGGTCGCGGAAAAAACAGGGGCCTTAAAATGGTTGGATCCAAAAGACGGAAGTTCAGGTATATTACTAAAACTTGATGGTATTTCTACGGACTCAGAACAAGGGCTTTTGGGAGTAGTGCTACATCCTGAATTCCCGGAAAAACCTCTTCTTTATTTGAACTATGTTGCAAAGAAGAATGGAGAAACAAGCAGAGTTTCCGAATGGACCATAGATCTTCCTAAAGATCCTAAAAAGGCAAAACTTTCCAAAGAAAGGATATTAATGGAAGTCAAACAACCTTATGGAAATCATAACGCAGGACAATTGGCCTTCGGAAAAGACGGCATGTTGTATATCGCTTGGGGAGACGGAGGATGGATGGGAGATCCGAAAGGTAACGGACAAAATCCTTCCACATTCTTAGGGTCTGTTTTAAGAGTGGACGTAAACTCAAAAGATCCAGGCAAAGAATATTCAGTTCCAAAAGATAATCCTTTCTTAAAAGATCCTGCATTCAAACCAGAAACATTCGCCTATGGTTTTAGAAATCCATGGAGATATTCTTTCGATCCTTCCGGAAGATTGATTATCGCAGATGTAGGCCAAGATCTATTCGAAGAAGTTGATATAGTAGAAGCAGGAAAAAATTACGGCTGGAACAAAATGGAAGCAACTCATTGTTTCGAGCCTAAAACAGATTGTGATAAAAAAGGATTAACAGATCCGATTTACGAATATGGTAGAGAAGATGGAAGTTCAATCACAGGTGGGTATGTGGTCACTAATGATAGAATCTCAGACTTGCAAGGCAAGTATGTATTCGGAGATTTCGTATCGGGAAGGATCTGGGCAATCGACCTTCCTAAAGACGGAAATCCTGTAAAGGAAGCATACTCACTCGGGAAATGGCCTGTATTAATTTCTAGTTTTGGAAAAGATGCAAGAGGTTCCGTTTATATTGCAGATTTCGGAGCAGGACAGATCCTAAGGATAGATCCGGGTAAATAATGTATACACCGGAACATTTTAAATTAGAAAATCTTAGTATCTGGAAGTGGAAAATTTCCAGATATCGATCTTACCTTGGTTCTCCTTTACAAACTTCAAACTTTTTTCCGGATTTCCAAATGTATAAATAGGTATCTTATCACAATAAGAAACTGAAATTGGTTCTCCCAATTTTTCTCTCACGATTTTTTCATCCACACCATCTATAATCGCAAATGTATAAGGTGGATTTTCTCTTTCGAACCATTTCAAATTGTTCTGCCAATAGAATAACATTAAATCATAAAGATAATCATCAGGCTCTAAATCTTTTTTGGAGAAGATCCTCATTGGTCTTACATACCAAAAACTTGCAACTCCTCGCTTCCAATTATACTTTTCCGCAAGCTCATCTAAACAAGCAATCTTTGTAGGATAATGAATTAGTCCTAAACCTTTAGAATACGAAGAATAAATCCCGAAAAGGATCCCAAGAGAAAACAAAGCGCCCAATACAAATTTCGCGACCGGAATATCTGAAATTCTTAAAATACAAATTATTCCAATCCCCAAAAATCCAAGAAGTATCTCTCCAAAATATCTATCGATCCCTTGGATACCCGCTCTTCCAGTTAAACCAAAAATAAATCCATATACCAAAAAAACAAAAGGAACTATAATCCCGAGAATGAGGAAGAGATAGGCAGGCTTATTTAAATTTTCTCTTCCTTCTTTTTTGGGCAAAAACTTTAAGACCACAAAAAACAAAATGATCAGAATAAGATAGATCCAATTTTCTTTACATAAATAAGAGAAAGAATGAAAGAAGTTTTCCCATTCCCAACTAGCAATAGCCTCCCCTATCTTTTTGGGCGCAGCAGTTCCCGGAAAGAATACAAAATTGTTCTTACGTAATATTTGAAAAACAATTCTGGAAGTTACAATTCCCAAAAACACCGGGAAATAAGTGTATGCAATTTTTTGGAGCCTATGAATGGATCTTTCTTTAAACAACCAATCTAAAAGATGTAAACCCAAAAAGGGGATCAGAAAATAAGGAATAAAAAGTAGATCACTTAAAGAAAATAAGAACACCATCCCGGCAACAAGAATGAAGTCTCGCTTGGAATTACTCCCTTCCCATTGATAAAAAAATCCCCAAGCCCAACATAGAACTGCCAGATTTCCACCGTGAAATCCCGGCAAAAACACGAACAGATCTTGTTTAAATAAAATTAATATAATCCCAATAAAAAAACCGAAAGTTAGAACTAAACTCGTATTCTCGTAAGAAATTTTTTCTTTCGTCAACTTCTGTAAAAGGAAAATAATCCCGAATAAAAGAAAGATCCATTGGAATGCAGAATAAGATAAATGGGTAAGCTCCCAAGCACTATTCTCCAGTGATAAAAAAATGGTTCTAAGTGCAAAATACTGCACTAAATCGGGGAAAAAATATAAGGCGGGGGTCCAACCGAAACCATCCAAAGATATTAAAAAGTTTGCCCCGGGTTTTAGAAAAAGTTCCTGGTAAATTACTGAAAAAAAAAGAGAATCAGAGTTATAAAAGGAGTCAGCCAGTATAGGATCAACTGCCACTCTTCCCAAGGAGATGCAGAAACCTATAAAGCCGAGTACAGCAGTGATAAAAAAGAAAAGTCGGTTTTTTGTATTGAATCCTTGCAAAAAATCCATCCAACAGGAGTTTTCTTTTTAGATCAGAGCGGGCAAGCCGATTTCTAAACATCTACAATAGTTATGAGCCTATTATCTTTTGTTCCTAAATATTTTGATTGGTTGAATAATAACGCTCCTCAAGGAGAGGCTGAAAAATATCCGGAAACAAATTCGGAATTTGAGAGTTCTATCCCCGGCATCTATATCTCGGGAGATCTGACCGGCATCCCTCTGCTAAAATATTCCGTGCAGAGTGGTGTTTCTGCGATCCGTAATATTCTTCAAAAGCCCAGAAAGAAAACAAAAGGTAACTTGGATGTTTTGATCGTAGGCGCTGGGCCTTCCGGAATTGCAGCAGGAATTGAAGCAAAGAAAAACGGCCTGGATTTTATTATTCTAGAAACAAACCAACCTTTTCATACAATCACAAGTTATCCGAAGGGAAAACCTATCTTTGCAGAACCTTCCGAACTGGAAGTCGATTCTCCCATCCAGATCAAAGATACAACTAAGGAAGATCTTTTAATATCCCTGGAATCCGTATTAAAAAAACATAAACTTCCAATTTTAAACGGAGAGAAGGTAGAATCTATCCTTCCTTCCAAAGGACCGGAGACTGGATTCACGATACAAACAGAATCTGGGAAAAAATTCAATTCTTCTTATGTTCTACTCGCAATCGGAAAATCAGGAGACAGCAGACGTTTAGGAGTTGCAGGAGAAGAACAAGCAAACGTATTTCACAGACTGATCGATCCGCAGGATTTCCAAGGACAAAATACATTAGTTATAGGAGGAGGAGATAGCGCGATAGAAGCCGCATTGTCTTTGGTAGATGTTTCTTCTTCCGTCACTCTATCTTATAGAGAATCCGAAATTTCCAGACCGAAAGAAGAAAATAAACGTAAATTTCAAAAAGCAGTCCAAGAGAATAAGATCCAATTTTTACCAAACTCTAATCCGGAAAAATTCGAATCCAAACAAGTCCGACTCAAACAAGGATCCAAAACAAGAACTGAAAAAATAGATTCTTCCTTGGTCTTGATCGGCTCGGAAGCGCCACTTTCTTTTCTCAAAAAATTGGATATAAAGATCAGGAATTCATTCAATTCTAAAGAAATCCTTGGATTTGTTTCACTATTTTCATTCGCATTATTTTTATATTTCGGAAAGGCATCCTTTTATGCTGCCTTTTGGTATTCCTGGGTTGCATTAGCTTCCGGGATCGTATTTGCAATCACTTCTATTCGATTCTTACTTTCCAAAGAAGCATTCTTTTATTGGAGATGGAGAACATTCAAAAATCTTTATTTAGTTTCCGCAGCAATTTACTTCTCAGGAGTATATTTGAGCGCCAAATACTTGGGATTTTATTTATTCGGAAAATATCCAAGCTTTCATTATACAGTTCTATATTCCACGACCATATTATTTTTCGGGATCAGAAGGATTTGGGTCAG includes the following:
- a CDS encoding NAD(P)-binding domain-containing protein is translated as MSLLSFVPKYFDWLNNNAPQGEAEKYPETNSEFESSIPGIYISGDLTGIPLLKYSVQSGVSAIRNILQKPRKKTKGNLDVLIVGAGPSGIAAGIEAKKNGLDFIILETNQPFHTITSYPKGKPIFAEPSELEVDSPIQIKDTTKEDLLISLESVLKKHKLPILNGEKVESILPSKGPETGFTIQTESGKKFNSSYVLLAIGKSGDSRRLGVAGEEQANVFHRLIDPQDFQGQNTLVIGGGDSAIEAALSLVDVSSSVTLSYRESEISRPKEENKRKFQKAVQENKIQFLPNSNPEKFESKQVRLKQGSKTRTEKIDSSLVLIGSEAPLSFLKKLDIKIRNSFNSKEILGFVSLFSFALFLYFGKASFYAAFWYSWVALASGIVFAITSIRFLLSKEAFFYWRWRTFKNLYLVSAAIYFSGVYLSAKYLGFYLFGKYPSFHYTVLYSTTILFFGIRRIWVRPTQYIKLQTTTLILIQIFPLFLLPEIILPFLGDKGLLGPSNGFLLTQVFPDGAYWKAYGFILAWPLNMGVLYDGGITTFWLVYGFLMSFGLIPYMVYKFGKGAYCGWICSCGGLAETLGDEYRNRMPHGKLAYKLEHSGQWILLIAAILTIAKLVGSSGQFFWPLEFGADSIKVYYDLIVDLGLGGVVGVGAYFMFSGRIWCRMFCPLSALMHIYAKFSKFRIFSEKKRCISCNICTSVCHQGIDVMNYANKGRPMDSVQCVRCSACVVNCPTQVLSFGKLENNGQVLDRLKAVL
- a CDS encoding PQQ-dependent sugar dehydrogenase — translated: MKLSFYRSFLIPAISLILFTISCDDIRRLLVANVDDMAKYKAEGKESGLAAVFNQNDEKRKKIKIGLTTIGKGFEQPVDLLMIPGPDIFLVAEKTGALKWLDPKDGSSGILLKLDGISTDSEQGLLGVVLHPEFPEKPLLYLNYVAKKNGETSRVSEWTIDLPKDPKKAKLSKERILMEVKQPYGNHNAGQLAFGKDGMLYIAWGDGGWMGDPKGNGQNPSTFLGSVLRVDVNSKDPGKEYSVPKDNPFLKDPAFKPETFAYGFRNPWRYSFDPSGRLIIADVGQDLFEEVDIVEAGKNYGWNKMEATHCFEPKTDCDKKGLTDPIYEYGREDGSSITGGYVVTNDRISDLQGKYVFGDFVSGRIWAIDLPKDGNPVKEAYSLGKWPVLISSFGKDARGSVYIADFGAGQILRIDPGK
- a CDS encoding sensor histidine kinase, with translation MRFGKTTCFALLISSFLFHCGLIGSGLEHSSAKNGILDLSKHSFQDGKIIPLDGEWEFYWEEFISPGDFSGPKYKSQKKIVTVPSVWTESFSKDPGIAGHGYATYRLKLKLRERRQTLALKIPDLGTSYILYANGKKVASVGTVGKSKSESIAKYELKISLTPDSENLELVFHVSNFQNRWGGVWNSIQLGELENVLQDVRKRRDLEWALVLIAATMSFYNVFFYFFRRNESAHLLFAFHCFLIMIRSLTNGDSRLAYEFLQGISWELPNRLEYISVYASGPTLYAFLYRYCKTDFWRRFGQYFCVPYYLAVIIVLFFPNTYYTLTLLPIALYMPLVTMPIWLILLSIGLKRRIEGGVILFAGYIVISLCTLNDIMFFLGFWKSMYLIQYGEVALILAYSILISKIFSEAFRRSDTLGIKMKSLVFSTREIMQSYSYDKAADTALKIFHENGKEQTVYVYLEEPNSSVWKRYSISSQGDLETVEVYKYDVKDLLGLEPSSLAEPVVRNNRLIVSAQDEQLYKLIFDLPFEGYSDDSQVDWVRGIADALAFSVRNIARQDREKLAIIGELSAEIVHDLGHPIAMIRQNLKNLGSQKGKSKTGLLFQAEKEVDALTNLTLDILDFSKNRIILDLRNVDIKTYFKEIFEDLATFFQSTEMKLVSKINAKGNIHLDPLRIRRLIFNLAKNAAEATDEKGTFSIRIEKEENVVYLIFEDDGEGFSKDMEKYIFDSGFGSKKPYGTGLGLSIIRKIVSAHGGEILVSSEEGRGTRFTILLRS
- a CDS encoding response regulator, which encodes MSVRTRPKIFLIDDHPIVRSGLESEIKASGDYEYCGSASSIKEGTKMMSFTRPDLLICDVSLQDENGIKELDSIRKKFPEMKIVFLTMHRDWSYLQEAISAGADGYILKSDSMESIMASIKKVLNRGKVFPGEIANFSYDEKHIRDIAEIVKKLTKREGQILNFLSKGKLNREIAEELKLSVRTVEAHRASIFKKLEVDNMVELTRILVQLKSLDTN